In Pyrus communis chromosome 11, drPyrComm1.1, whole genome shotgun sequence, the sequence TTCAACTTCGCTCCACCTGCacacgcgcgcacacacacacacacacacatatacaagCATCAAATCGATGTTCACACTCTTAGCATCTAGTTAGAACAATAATTACACCAAGAAAACTTGACCTTTCAACAACCCAATTGATGTTGTATTGCAATCTATACAACCAGTGACAGATTAAAATAGCAAAACAACACCAAAAAATCCTAAATCAAATTGAAGCAGTGTAAAATCGAGATTGAAAACGCGAAAATACCCAAGCTCGACTTCACCGCCAGCTCCGGCCTCATCACACACATCGACGCCACCCCAACTCCGCTCTTCGCCTTCCCGCCGCTCCCATACCTACAAAACACATAAAAGCCGATCAAAATCCTTACGTTTCTTAGATCGAAAATTGAGGAAATTCGATTACGAGTTTGTAGAAACTAACATGGGGTTTGGAAAGAGGACGGGAAGAGGATTATGGAGATATAATTTGACAGTCGTTGGTGACCGGTGGACCGCAGCGCCGTTGCGTGAAAGAGAAGAGGGAGCGAGGATGCAGGAGGGAGGAGAGACTTCTCCAAGGGGGTGAGAGGAGAGAGgattaataacttttttttttcataatttttataaattgtaTTTTACACAACAGGCACGATATATTTATACAAAATTtacatattatttaaatatactAAACGCTAGGGCCTTGTTTAGTAGCTTCTGTAAAGGCACAAAAGCCCGTTTGTCACACATTATATACTATTTAACAGATCCTATTTTTAGAGACAAAAGTTTTTGTGTCTTATGTTCTGTCAAAAAGTTATCAAGCCGAAGTATACATGTCTCACTTCTCATAGTTTCCGTGGCCGATACAATGTACTATCAAAAAATGAGAACTTAAATGTGTGAGGTCTAATTACTGTCATATTTAGTGGTATCCTAGGATAGGGCTTGAAGCATGTTGGTTAAAAAGTCAACTGTTGGTTATGAAACCCTTCTTGGTCTACAAACATTGGATTTCCATTATGCAAGTTCCATTAGGTCGGTCGTACATCTAACAACATGCTCCATGAGTTTCACCAACATTTTTTCCATTGCAGTCGGAGGTTTAGTGGAACAGCTTGTTTCTCATTCAAAAAAGCAGAAGAAAGGGCTTGTTTTGAAAATCGTTGAGATACTTGGTATGCTAGTAACAATTTCATTTGTTGTAAATTGGAATTCAAATCAATTATTCAAAGCAGTTTCAGTTCTAAATatttaggttttaaatgtcGAACTCAGGAATCAAACGCATATATGAAATGAAGATTGTCCACGTCAACTCACTTGCATTTTTGAAGCTCGTGTGCGAAGAGATAAATAAAGATTTGGAAATGCTTCAAATGAGTTATCCCACTGCGAATTATGCAATCTTCGACGCTGTTAGGAATGGGAATGTGGAGTTTATTACTCATATATGTAAAGCAAATCCTGACCTTCTGTGGGCAACAAATGACGAGGACAGGAACATATTTCACTTTGCCATCGAATGTCGTCAAGAAAAGATTTATAACCTTCTACATGGGATCTCTGCGAAAGAGCAGGTGATGCGGTGTGTCGAtagcaaaaataataacaagCTACACATGGCTGGGCATTTGTCCCCATCTGCACAAGCACAACTTAATCGTATTCCAGGGGCAGCATTGCAAATGCAGCGTGAACTGCAATGGTACAAGGTTAGGATTTCTCATTCGACATAATTCTTAATTACGTTGCCTATATGACATATAAACTGAAAGAATCAAATTAAGTATTCGGGAGGTTCTGAAtttgttttccctttttgtAATAATCACCCAAATCAGCATCAACTATTAGGGACTGGGGGAGGGAGGGAAGAATTGGACTCGACACTTCGGGAAAATGTTCTTAACCAACTGAATTACAAGTCCCCTTATCCACTTCCTAGGTGTCAATCTTAGTTTGTTATCCTAAAACGTTTCTTACATTAAAGGTGCTGCATTTTGAAAGAGAGTTATTTGCTTTTTTGATTTATTGTAAGCAGATGTTCAACCTAACACTAGTTGTAAATTTAACACAATCTTAAAGCCTTAATGCGTAAAATGTTAAAATTGAACATCGTGACCAATTGTAGGTGCTCTCATATGTTAGTACAAATGTTAAAATTAACACAACCTAACACATGTTAATCCTAATATAATAAAGATtatagaaaattatattttatgctCTCATAAGTCAGTCCTTCTTGTTCAATGCAATGCAGGAAGTAGAGACTATTGTACATCCTAGGTTTCTTGAGTGGAGGAACcattatgatgatgatgaattttTGACACCAAGGGAACTATTCACAAAGAGTCACAGTGGATTGCTAAAGGAGGGAGAAAAATGGATGAAAGAGACAGCAACTTCTTACACTGTTGTAGGTGCTCTTATTATTACCATCATGTTTGCTGCAATAATCACAATTCCTGGAGGAAACAAAGATACCGGCTTTCCCGCATTCATCGATGAAaaattgtttatgttatttatGATTTCAGATGCTAtatcactcttttcttccacaaCTGCTACGCTGACATTTCTCGGAATTCTCACGTCACGTTACGCAGAAGATGATTTCCTAAAGTCCTTACCCACACAGATGATAATTGGTCTTGCCACTCTTTTCTTCGCTATTGCAACCATGATGATTGCGTTTTCTGCTGCCCTTCTAATTATAGTTCGTGGACATTCTTGGATTGTGATTCCAACCATACTTTTTTCAAGTGTTCCAGTCACTTTATTTGCTTGGATGCAATTCCCCCTCCTAGTTAGAATTACCATTTCTACTTACGGGAAAGGAATATTTAATAGGAATGTGGAACGTTGGTTGTAAAGCtatttcattcttttatatttcttaTTGTATCTGTTTATGTGGGATCCTAAAATTAGAGGTGTAACTGATTTGATGGATTATATATTAAGGAATAAATTGCTGGTTTACGAgggacctttcacttacaagtgaagagaaacacCACTAGACTGTATTACTAAATGAagtctttgtttttgtgtgttgacTGATTCGTTTTtgttgtttgatgaatgatatgatTGTAGTTACTACATTACAGGTTCGAATAAGAACCCCACAAGGCACCCAACAGGATGAGCACATGAACTACTCATTCAGATTATCGCATCATCTTTAAGACAATAGACCAGTTCACTAATGAAaccaagaaagaaaggaaacgaAAAGCCATAAGTAAATTTAAATTGTAGCAAAAGCTATTTCATTACCTTCATGGCCAGTTCACAAACTGGGAATCCAGATGAAGTAGTTTTACGTCTAAGCACTATGATGTTGAACATAGATATATCAATCACAGTACGAACTGAAAGTTTTTTCAACCTGATGCACCCAACGATAGATCTTGTCCCAACCTCTAATGTTACAGACAATAGAGGTTTAACCATATAATGCACACCATGGCACCCGATcgtcttttgattttcttgttgGATTCCATGTGATCTTGTCTCTTGAAAAGGAAAGGTTCAAGGTGCTTGCTAAAAGTTCTCCAATCTCATAAAGTATCTGAAAAAGAAACCATCTAGAGTTAGACAATATACGTACACTCAGGAAACAGACAGATTGATAGAGAACTAAAGGGAAGAGAAAGAAACAAGGCTAAGCGCCTTACTTTCAGCAGTGGAACATGGAGAAACTGAGCATACACTATTTTTCCCATTCATCTCTTGAGCAAATCGTAGAAATACAAATTACTATCCTATCATGGCCTCCAAACCCTACTTGAATTCAACCATATGTCACAACAATTCTAGGTAAACTGAATGTTGACAGTTGCATTagataaagtaataaaaaagtTGTATACCTGAAACTCTTCTTTATCAGAAATGTGTTGACCTATTTGCCTGATAAGAACATATGTTGGCAACTTCAAAATACGGACAAACTGAAGAAAGCAAGCCAAATGTTCatgatgaatctgcaaggaTGGCGGTGGCTTCTGGGTTTTGGTTGCCATAGCCTTGCTTATGGCTGTTTCTGAACCAATCTCTATACCATAAAGTGAACATTTGCTTTCAAATTTTGTTGCAGATTTACTTTCCCCCTTTAGCTTGGATGACTCTAGGAAAAACGGGGCAACGACTGTAGAAACTGAGGATGAATTCCGCCCTGCTAATTGTGCTAGAACTTCATTAATACCGCAGGCTAGTATTGGTGGTTCATAGTATTCCATAAGCAGCACAGACAcctgaaaaatacaaaattgaagagaaattttttataaagttcCCCTAATTTGTTATCTTCAAGATATGTTAGAAGATAAATACAATAGTTATTCACTCTGTCCTAGTAACTCAAGCCCAACAGCAATAAATCGACAAACTTCAACACAATATCAAAGCTGTTGGCTCACATCCTAACAACTAAAGCATTTCAGAGCAGTGGTAGATCAAtaaactttatgaaaaacagaaaactgcataaaaaaaataatgtggaACCTTCCACTGTTATCGTCACAGCATGAGTTCTGAAACACAAAGGAACAAAACTTTTACAAAGTAATTTAATGGGTTTCTACCACTATGGGCATAGAAACCAAATCGACAAGCATTCTTTGAAAAACGCCTGCAATCAAGGCCCTTTAGACCTCACAGATCACTCACAATTTCATAAAACCGAGTCGATTTTATACCCCACATGGTTTTGAAAAACTAACAATCTAAACTCCAAATTGTCACAAATTTCACCTTTCACCATAAAAACTAGAACACGTTCCATTAGAAAATACACGACCCATTTCTCAACACCCAAATCCCACATAGAATCTAATCTATACTAATACAAACCCGTTTCTGGGTCCTAAACAATTCCATGAGAGacaaagggagagagagaaggggaacCTCATATTGGCCCTGGGGATCGAGGAAGTGGCGAAGGATTCCAGAAGCTTTGCAATTTTGGATTCCATAGAGCTCCAAAGAAAGCTCGAAACTTTCTTCTCTGCAACAAATTGGCGCATGGAAATCAATcgatataatatgaatttgatcTCAAACTTAAAAGGGTTGATAGGAAGAGATCTTACACAGTATAATTGCTTGGACTTGGGCGGAAAGCAGCTGAGATGGCATCGCCGAAGCCCTCTGAGTCTCTCAGCAGAAACACTACCTTCGAACCAACCTTGATTTTCTTTCTGCCCTTCCTTCTAACCAATGCACGGAGGTGCACGCACTTGCAATACATAGGAGtgccacttatttttttttcttttttttttttt encodes:
- the LOC137709125 gene encoding ankyrin repeat-containing protein ITN1-like, whose product is MSNSGIKRIYEMKIVHVNSLAFLKLVCEEINKDLEMLQMSYPTANYAIFDAVRNGNVEFITHICKANPDLLWATNDEDRNIFHFAIECRQEKIYNLLHGISAKEQVMRCVDSKNNNKLHMAGHLSPSAQAQLNRIPGAALQMQRELQWYKVLSYEVETIVHPRFLEWRNHYDDDEFLTPRELFTKSHSGLLKEGEKWMKETATSYTVVGALIITIMFAAIITIPGGNKDTGFPAFIDEKLFMLFMISDAISLFSSTTATLTFLGILTSRYAEDDFLKSLPTQMIIGLATLFFAIATMMIAFSAALLIIVRGHSWIVIPTILFSSVPVTLFAWMQFPLLVRITISTYGKGIFNRNVERWL
- the LOC137709126 gene encoding uncharacterized protein — protein: MYCKCVHLRALVRRKGRKKIKVGSKVVFLLRDSEGFGDAISAAFRPSPSNYTVEESFELSLELYGIQNCKASGILRHFLDPQGQYEVSVLLMEYYEPPILACGINEVLAQLAGRNSSSVSTVVAPFFLESSKLKGESKSATKFESKCSLYGIEIGSETAISKAMATKTQKPPPSLQIHHEHLACFLQFVRILKLPTYVLIRQIGQHISDKEEFQGLEAMIG